In Bacteroidia bacterium, the following are encoded in one genomic region:
- a CDS encoding AAA family ATPase — MNKIKFPYGISNFEILSKENYVFVDKTSFIPRLEEE, encoded by the coding sequence ATGAACAAGATAAAATTCCCTTACGGCATCAGTAATTTTGAGATACTTTCCAAAGAAAACTACGTTTTTGTAGATAAAACCTCTTTTATTCCACGATTAGAGGAAGAAAG